Within the Gammaproteobacteria bacterium genome, the region CCCTACGAGGAGATTTCATCATGTACCAGAAGCAAGAAGGTTTTACCCTGATTGAGTTGATGATCGTGGTCGCGATCATCGGCATCCTGGCTGCCGTAGCCATCCCTGCCTACAGCGATTACACCATCCGTAGCCAGGCATCTGAAGGTATCGCCATGGCCGACGAGCCCAAAGCCGCTATTGCCGATTTCTGGAATAACAAGGGCCATGTGCCTCTTAACAATGCGTCTGCTGGTGCTGCAACTGCCGCCAGCTATACGGGCAGCTACGTGTCCAGTATTGCTGTTGCAAGTGGCGTAATTACCGTTACCTACGGCGGAAAGATCAATAGTAAGGCTAGCGGAAAGAAACTTGACATATATCCCATGGCCAACAATGCGGGCAACTTGGTATGGGTGTGTGGTACCGCAACAGCTCCTGCTAGTACTACGCTGCCGACTGGATTGAGTGCT harbors:
- the pilE gene encoding Fimbrial protein; the protein is MYQKQEGFTLIELMIVVAIIGILAAVAIPAYSDYTIRSQASEGIAMADEPKAAIADFWNNKGHVPLNNASAGAATAASYTGSYVSSIAVASGVITVTYGGKINSKASGKKLDIYPMANNAGNLVWVCGTATAPASTTLPTGLSAAPSATNIDARYLPSACRP